The following are from one region of the Nicotiana tabacum cultivar K326 chromosome 3, ASM71507v2, whole genome shotgun sequence genome:
- the LOC107782717 gene encoding F-box protein SKIP19, giving the protein MPKPKRLVGRIKQKNQKASTSSSKPPPPPSPPWVELPREITADILLRLGAIEILQNAQRVCSTWWNVCHDPIMWRDIDMGNDSTVDIDDNDLDWMCRVAVNRSQGQLLKINIEHFGNNDLLKYIAERSSQLRHLRLVSCDEISDGGLAAVAKNFPLLEELHIYLAVISEADIVAIGRSCSQLKSFTLNNIRFRGFRNLHFNVNDEALAIAGNMPELRRLALFGNNLTNEGLRAILDGCRRLESLDLRHCYSIDLEGDLGKRCRQQIKDLKCPRDSTSGYEFRAQICDYSSSNDEYPSGVSEAGLSDYLFDYEYDDFDYDDFTNPFSGEYHDEEGFFY; this is encoded by the exons ATGCCGAAGCCAAAACGGTTGGTAGGGAGAATCAagcagaaaaatcagaaagcGTCAACCTCTTCCTCCAAACCACCACCACCGCCGTCTCCGCCGTGGGTGGAACTCCCTCGAGAAATCACGGCGGACATCCTTCTCCGGTTGGGAGCGATAGAGATATTGCAAAATGCACAGAGAGTTTGTAGTACGTGGTGGAATGTGTGCCATGACCCTATCATGTGGCGGGATATTGACATGGGAAACGACAGTACTGTGGACATAGATGATAATGACTTGGACTGGATGTGCCGCGTCGCTGTGAATCGCAGCCAGGGTCAGTTGCTCAAAATTAACATCGAGCATTTTGGAAATAACGATTTACTCAAATATATAGCGGAGAG ATCAAGTCAGCTAAGGCATCTAAGACTTGTCAGCTGTGATGAAATTTCAGATGGAGGTTTGGCTGCAGTTGCCAAGAACTTTCCGTTGTTGGAGGAGTTGCACATTTACTTAGCTGTTATTAGTGAAGCTGATATAGTGGCTATCGGTCGTTCTTGCTCGCAGCTCAAGTCATTTACATTGAACAACATTAGATTCAGAGGATTTAGAAATTTACATTTTAATGTCAATGATGAAGCTCTGGCTATTGCAGGAAATATGCCTGAACTGCGACGCCTTGCACTTTTTGGGAATAACTTGACAAATGAAGGCCTGCGTGCCATTCTTGATGGCTGCCGGCGGCTTGAATCACTTGACTTGCGCCACTGTTATAGTATTGATCTTGAAGGGGATTTAGGAAAGAGATGTCGCCAACAGATTAAGGATCTGAAGTGCCCGCGTGATTCTACTTCTGGTTATGAGTTTAGAGCTCAGATTTGTGATTATAGTTCTTCCAATGATGAATACCCATCTGGGGTGTCTGAAGCTGGCCTCTCAGACTATTTGTTTGATTATGAGTATGATGACTTTGATTACGACGACTTCACTAACCCATTTAGCGGCGAGTATCATGATGAGGAGGGTTTCTTTTACTGA